Proteins encoded by one window of Xyrauchen texanus isolate HMW12.3.18 chromosome 24, RBS_HiC_50CHRs, whole genome shotgun sequence:
- the LOC127618060 gene encoding vacuolar protein sorting-associated protein 26A-like: MSFLGGLFGPVCEVDVILNDAESRKTAELKTEDGKLEKHYLFYDGESVSGKVNISVKQTGKRLEHQGIRIEFVGQIELFSDKSNTHEFVNLVKELALPGELAHNRSYDFEFMQVEKPYESYVGANVRLRYFLKVTIVRRLSDMVKEHDLIVHQLATYPDVNNSIKMEVGIEDCLHIEFEYNKSKYHLKDVIVGKIYFLLVRIKIQHMELQLIKKEMTGIGPSTTTETETVAKYEIMDGAPVKGESIPIRLFLAGYDLTPTMRDVNKKFSVRYFLNLVLVDDEDRRYFKQQEIVLWRKAPEKIRKQNFHQRYESPEPRPSLSAEQPEM, encoded by the exons ATG AGTTTTCTTGGTGGTCTGTTTGGTCCTGTGTGTGAAGTCGATGTCATTCTGAATGACGCTGAAAGCAGAAAAACAGCAGAGCTGAAGACGGAGGATGGGAAACTGGAGAAGCATTATCTGTTTTATGATGGAGAATCGGTTTCTGGAAAG GTAAATATCAGTGTAAAGCAAACAGGCAAGAGACTTGAACATCAGGGAATTCGCATTGAGTTTGTAGGACAGATTG AGCTCTTCAGCGATAAAAGCAATACTCATGAGTTTGTAAACCTTGTAAAGGAGCTTGCTCTGCCTGGGGAACTTGCACATAATCGCAGCTATGACTTTGAGTTCATGCAGGTGGAAAAGCCATATGAGTCTTATGTTGGAGCGAATGTGCGACTGAG GTATTTCCTTAAAGTTACAATTGTGAGGAGGCTATCTGATATGGTAAAGGAGCATGACCTCATTGTCCATCAGCTGGCCACTTACCCTGATGTCAACAATTCTATCAAAATGGAAGTGGGCATTGAGGACTGCCTACATATTGAATTTGAATATAATAAGTCCAA GTACCACCTCAAAGATGTAATTGTGGGTAAAATCTACTTCTTGCTTGTACGGATTAAAATCCAACACATGGAGCTTCAGTTGATCAAGAAAGAAATGACGGGAATTG GGCCGAGCACAACTACTGAGACAGAGACTGTGGCCAAATATGAAATTATGGATGGGGCACCAGTCAAGG GGGAATCCATTCCTATTCGTCTTTTCCTGGCTGGTTACGACCTTACACCCACAATGAGAGATGTAAACaagaagttttctgtgaggtACTTTTTAAACTTGGTGCTTGTGGATGACGAAGACAGGAGATACTTCAAACAGCAG GaaattgttttgtggaggaaGGCACCAGAGAAAATCCGAAAACAGAACTTCCATCAGCGCTATGAATCACCTGAGCCTCGGCCGAGTCTATCTGCTGAGCAGCCAGAAATGTGA